In the Gossypium arboreum isolate Shixiya-1 chromosome 10, ASM2569848v2, whole genome shotgun sequence genome, one interval contains:
- the LOC108486957 gene encoding DNA-damage-repair/toleration protein DRT111, chloroplastic has translation MLGGLYGDLPPPSDEDNQPSSNATVWSSSTKMAPPTLRKPFSGFAPPQTILRSQNKPKNPIPKTTTSSSVSISVSPSPVAVAPDGMVQHQPALVGVTSSVIEEYDPARPNDYEEYRRERKRKAMEEEMRRELERRRREEDEREREREERERERERERERERERDFNDSRLNISGEEAWRRRAAMSGGVPRSPSPPPGKAEGFTIGKSETSGLGVGAGGQMTAAQRMMAKMGWKEGQGLGKQEQGITTPLMAKKTDRRAGVIVNASETSKPDKKVKSVSFNGPPTRVLLLRNMVGPGEVDDELEDEVGSECAKYGTVTRVLIFEITEPNFPADEAVRIFIQFERSEDTTKALIDLDGRFFGGRVVKASFYDEERFSKNELAPMPGEIPGFS, from the exons ATGCTTGGTGGGTTGTATGGAGATCTACCGCCGCCGTCCGATGAGGATAACCAACCGAGCAGTAACGCCACAGTATGGTCAAGCAGTACAAAGATGGCTCCTCCCACTCTCCGCAAGCCTTTCTCCGGCTTTGCTCCGCCGCAGACTATCCTCAGATCCCAAAACAAACCCAAAAACCCTATTCCCAAAACAACAACCTCTTCTTCCGTTTCCATCTCCGTCTCGCCTTCCCCCGTGGCGGTTGCACCCGACGGAATGGTGCAACATCAGCCTGCACTTGTGGGCGTCACTTCCAGTGTAATCGAAGAGTATGACCCAGCCAGGCCCAATGATTACGAGGAATACCGGAGGGAGAGGAAGAGGAAAGCTATGGAAGAGGAGATGAGGAGGGAACTGGAGAGAAGGCGGAGGGAAGAAGACGAAAGGGAGAGGGAAAGAGAAGAGAGGGAAAGAGAGAGAGAAAGGGAAAGGGAAAGGGAAAGAGAAAGAGATTTCAATGATTCCAGGCTGAATATTTCAGGCGAGGAAGCTTGGAGAAGGCGTGCTGCTATGAGCGGTGGGGTTCCAAGGTCCCCATCTCCGCCGCCGGGAAAAGCCGAGGGTTTCACTATTGGGAAGTCGGAGACAAGTGGACTAGGAGTTGGGGCAGGTGGGCAGATGACTGCTGCCCAGAGAATGATGGCCAAAATGGGGTGGAAAGAAGGTCAGGGTCTTGGAAAACAGGAGCAAGGGATTACTACACCATTGATGGCAAAGAAGACTGATAGGAGAGCTGGTGTAATTGTGAACGCCAGTGAGACTTCTAAACCTGATAAGAAGGTTAAGAGTGTTAGCTTCAATGGCCCCCCTACTCGTGTTTTGCTGCTTAGAAACATG GTTGGTCCTGGTGAGGTAGACGATGAATTAGAAGACGAGGTTGGATCCGAGTGTGCCAAATACGGAACTGTTACCCGAGTTCTGATATTTGAGATAACAGAGCCAAACTTCCCAGCCGATGAAGCCGTCAGAATCTTTATTCAATTCGAGAGATCAGAGGACACAACTAAAGCATTAATTGACCTTGATGGACGGTTTTTTGGGGGTAGGGTCGTTAAAGCCTCATTTTATGATGAAGAGAGGTTTAGTAAGAATGAGCTGGCTCCGATGCCGGGGGAAATTCCGGGATTTTCTTGA